The DNA sequence GGAGAAAAATGTTGCGAGTAGGGGAGAGCTAGGCACTACTTACTGCTGGTGAGGACCAACTGCCGCGGCAAAGAGCAAATGTGACATTAGGTTCAGGGTATCCGAGACCATACGCATTTCTTAGTAGCATTTCCTTCTCATAGGCAGGCCCCTACCGAGTGAGGTGCAAATTGATCAGgaaaaaaacatatgaaaaaaaagagGGTGCAGTTGGAGCTCAAGTATTGATTCTGTTTCACGTACATGTTTCGATTCAGATGGATGGCGGAGAATGAAATGCTCGATAGCCAGAGCATTCAGCACTATGCCTCCGACATTTAGAGCAGCCTAGGCGAAAACGGGATCATTTAGTCTCAGTATTATATGAAAGCTGTAAATCTAACCTCATTTTTTAGCTGTCTGCACTCCCAACTGAATGTTTTACGATTTTTTCTACGAATGCCAGAATTGGTGTACCTTGTTCATAAGTGCCAGCAGTTTCTCCGGTGTGGACGGCAGCCCATGTTCCAGAAATGCCTGAAATTTGACAAGAAATAGAAGCTCCGATTACATATCATTCTCGGATTTTTCGGTTTTTTACTAAACATTGCTTAAGATCTCTTACAGTACATGCATGATGCAGGCATTGTAGATGTTGATCCAGAACGCCAACTTTTGCTTGTAGGTCAAGAAAGTCAAGTCCGCATCACACAGCTGATGCATCAAATTCCTGAATTCACAAAAAAAGAGGTTATCAAAACAATACTTTCCAGTTTTGACAATGCTTGTAGGCCAAGCAAGTAATTACCTCAACTTTTCGATTGCATTCAAACACTCAGACAATCGGCTGACATCGAATGAGCTCCTCGTGATCTGGATGAAGTTTTTGTACGGGCCAATGTCCCTGACAGCACCGTCTAAGTCCGGCAATATGCAGTAAGGGTCTGCATTGGACGAGGTGTTGTCGTTGAAGAAAATTGTGGATGATTTGCAGTTGAATGAGGTCTTCGGAATGAGCCCCTTCGAGTTCATGCAGGAAAGTGCAAGCTTTGGGACAACATATGATCCCTCCTTGTCGAGTGATGCTTGTTTCAGTTCAAGAAATATGGATACAAGGCACTTGAGAAGTTCTTCTGAGAGTTCATTTGGTTTCAGATCATTTTCTCCATGGCCCTGGTTTCTGCTTCTTCCCCTTTGTCTCCTTGATAATTCAGCAGTTTCACCTGTTCAAACACACATAAAGaagaattatttatttgtaacgAACGGACACATCGAGAAACAGTCATTTCGAcgtagtaatcttaaatttcgaTCCCGTTTATTGACATGGGTTGATTGTTTTAGTCTTTTGGGGTGTAAAATCGCGATGATTTGATCAACATTTTAATCAACCCTAtcaataaatgagattaaatcaGAGTTGAGTAAATATGATAATAAGTAAGATTTCCATGATACTTCCGTCCTTTGATAAAGAACAGACGTCCTGCATACATCTTGACGGGATTGGCATCTACTGAAATTAGACTATTGGAACAATCCAATTCCAGTCAGATTCATTGAAGAGTATACAATCTCACATCGGAAatcttacaaaataaaatacatcgTACGTTACGTGGTTCAATTACTAATAGCATTGAGACCTTTAGTAATAACAAGCATTTTACCATCAGCATATGTGAAATTCCATCTTGGGATATCTGCTGCAGAACCTACGGAAGCTCTTCTATCCTTcaaccttctttcttttctcaaatTTCTCAAAGCTTCGTAGTTCTGTGATCTGCATCTCTCTTCATTCACCACTGACTGGTTTCCCACCCTGCATAACAAGTGATTCTGTTGCCCTAATTGCTTCCTCTGCACTTCCCATTCTCTTGTTTGTTCCCTCTCTTGGTACAACCTCAGTTTCAGCTCTTCGACTTTTCTTTCGAGTTGACCTATCTCTTCCTCCACCATTGCCAGCTCCAAAAACAGCTCCTGAAACTGCCATACAAAAATGTGTCGATATCATTGTAGCAAACAAAACTTACCGATATTATTTCAACAACATCAAGGTTGTGTCCCTTCTTTATAAATGCTTATATCATCATACTGCAAATCTAGACCGCATTTTCATGAAAGAATCAATGTGACCAAACCGGTATAGATTCACATTCTGTCAACAGAAAGTCTATCGTTATACTAACACAACGATACCTGAGGTGGAAACAACGATAAAAGACATGGATGTGACTGAACAGGTCCATGAAGTGCACAATGCAGAAACCTGCCAAGTGTTTGTTCTCCATCCAACTCTGCCTGCAATTTCTTAACCTGTATAAATACAGGAATTTGACTCTGTGTCAAGCttatgtgaaatttttttaacatgTTACACAAAATTCTACGCCGGAAACAAGCGAAAAACTTATAACAATCATCACCTCTTCCTCAAGATCGAGTCTTTTCTGCTTCTCCTCGCTTCGCTGCATTAGAAAGTCTTCGAATTTCATTATTTGGAGAGGCAAAGATCACCACCAGCTAACAGTTTGGAAGCAAGAATCTGAGGGCTGCAGCAATAATGGAAGTTGTTGAGGCAGGGAGAGGTGCCTAAACAAAGGGAGAGTGAGGTGACTTCGTGGGTGCCATTAAGGGTAGGTATTAGACACGAGGAGGAGGATGAGATTTGAGAAGATTGGGAGGGAAGGAAGGAGTAGTGGGAAAAATTGGGAGATTGAAATGCATGAGAGAATGGAGAATGTGCGGTGAAAGAATCTTTCGGATAACTAGGTATCATCATCACAAATATATACTGTAATCATCATTAATTTACGCGAGTTAAAAAAGAGATTTATtctattcaaatttcaaatgaagATAAATATCACTAAATAGAAGGCTAGTTGGTGCGTTGGAAGAATCTTTGAAGGACGTAAATATGTGATTGTATACAGTTGGAATTGTTATCATTATTGTTGGTGTTAGTGAAGTGCATGGCAATCCCATGATCTCTTTTTTCTACGAGTTgaatttctatttaatttcaacGGCAGGAGGAGGACGGTGGGGACGTGATGTCCATGAACAGAAAAATAAGACACCAAATTTGAAAAAGTAAACAAGAAAAagtaaacagaaaaaaaaagaaaaaaaaaatacagagaatataattatataatttagAACGCCGTCTGTGGGAATCGAACCCACGACCACATGGTTAAAAGCCATGCGCTCTACCAGCTGAGCTAAGACGGCAGATGATTGGATTTGAATAATTAAGTATTTTGTTTCCGTTGTTAATCTCTCCCATGAGTTATTAGGGACCTTTGAAAATCTGTGAGAGTGGGACAGTTGGGAGTTGAGACTAATCACAAAATAAACCAAACGAGTAATTTCTTACTCTGAATAAAAGGgcgaaatatttttatttatacaatCGATAGTAAGGAAAAGAAACTCATATACATAATCTTACAGAATCGGAAGCATAGATGTGCGAGAAGATAAAATTATTACGGAATTTGCTTTGAAACCTAAGAACCAAGAATTTGAGAGATTACGGTCAGCATGGGTCCCACAGGTCGAGTGTGGGCCCGGACTCGAACTCAAACCCTACTCTGCAATGCAACCCCATCTGCAGACGTATTGTTTCTCTATGGATATGCAGCACTGTTCTTCCATCCTCCAAACGATTGTTCCCCGTCATCCTGTTCTACCTATAAAATGCAGACCAAAAAAAACCACACCCACATCAGtcaaacaagaatggtcattgCTGAAAATGttggctaaaattttaaggaaaaaaatgaaGCGAGAAAAAAGTTACTTGCGGAGTGAAAGTTAGGCCGACTTTGATCTCCCCATGATAAGTATTATTAGCGCGAACAACGCTATAGTAAAGAGGATGTTGTTCGGCAGTTCCATTCTGCACTCCCAGTGCCAACAAGTCTTTCACGTATATTCTGCAAATTAAGACCAAATTTGATCTTCCATACATCAGTCGTGACTAAATAAGGACATATCTATTTTCGGTGATAGATAGGTCTTTGTGTCACATTTCATCCGTCCATTAAAAAGTGGATTAGTAGCATCACGTGACTAAAAAGTTTCTCCTGTTTAGGCTGAGCTCTACATCAAAATTGTATGTGAAATAACAATGTTGTGACTTACGTCGCTTGGCCGATAAAGTCATCAGAAGTGAAGGTGTCTTTGTCCATGATCTTGAGAGTGATCTTATACTCTCCCCCTGAACCTGGATATTCTGCCCTGAACGTAAATTTCTCGTTCCACTCCGGACTGCTTCCTTGTTCTGCATTATCGTTTCAAATCAGTAcatctattttttttagttacgcaacacaacacaacacaacacaacacaacacagaACAACACGAAAGTTGAAGTTGCCACAATGATTAAGAATTACAGTGCGACTGTTTTAATATTACAAGCAGGGCTTTCGTGCCGGTGCCGTGATCATTTGATgtaattgattaattaagtgtttacTTGCAGACCATGAGTTTGTTGAGTACTTCAGCTTCTGGAAGGCAGCTTGTTCACgctgttttaattaattacaattTTAAGGGGAAGGAGAAAGCGTTGATCAATATATTAGTGCGCCCACCGGTCTAGAAATACCTGCAGTATAGGGTAGATAATACCATCTAATACCAATTTATTTCTCAAAGTCTCCTATAGTTGTGCTAGAAAAAAGTATACTAATTCGATGCATTACGCAACAAAtcatagaatatatatatatatagtggcgGATGCGTGACATCactttttttacataattttttgcaAAAGTGTTTATGGGTCCACTCCATAATGTGTTTTAACTATCTGAACCGTCTATCTTTTACAATATTATTCATAGATCGCCCttgaaaaaaattagacaaattcaaaactattaagACACTCATTTGCAATAAAGAAAATAGATGAATACGATTCtaaaaagaaaccctaaactCTTAATCTACGGTCATATGGTTTTGAATTTAAGTGAGTTTTGGTAAACATGATCTTTGAGGGAAGACCTAAAAATTAGACAGTTTagatcgttaaaatacattacggaGTGACCCCACATGATATTTGAATTTGTTCTTGCAACGACTTGCCTTGCTTGTGCAAAAACTCAAGAAACCAGAAGTACGAATATGGTTACATTCAAGTGTTTGGTGCAGGTGGAGGTGAATTAGAAACTTTAGAAGTTACCTCTGGCCACGCTGCTCTTTCTCTCTTGGCCTTTGTATTCAATCACAACATACGGATCCATACGACCTGCTAAATCATACTTT is a window from the Pyrus communis chromosome 16, drPyrComm1.1, whole genome shotgun sequence genome containing:
- the LOC137720900 gene encoding uncharacterized protein; this translates as MKFEDFLMQRSEEKQKRLDLEEEVKKLQAELDGEQTLGRFLHCALHGPVQSHPCLLSLFPPQFQELFLELAMVEEEIGQLERKVEELKLRLYQEREQTREWEVQRKQLGQQNHLLCRVGNQSVVNEERCRSQNYEALRNLRKERRLKDRRASVGSAADIPRWNFTYADGETAELSRRQRGRSRNQGHGENDLKPNELSEELLKCLVSIFLELKQASLDKEGSYVVPKLALSCMNSKGLIPKTSFNCKSSTIFFNDNTSSNADPYCILPDLDGAVRDIGPYKNFIQITRSSFDVSRLSECLNAIEKLRNLMHQLCDADLTFLTYKQKLAFWINIYNACIMHAFLEHGLPSTPEKLLALMNKAALNVGGIVLNALAIEHFILRHPSESKHGPAYEKEMLLRNAYGLGYPEPNVTFALCRGSWSSPALRVYTSDDIVNELERAKLEYLEASVGVTSKKKIVVPKLLQWNMLDFADGMESLLEWIYSQLPRSGSLKRLIMECLNGETKSPIIRMVEVQPYDSEFRYLLPL
- the LOC137719959 gene encoding 16 kDa phloem protein 1-like — its product is MAVGLLEVNLVSAKGLGETHLFSRMDPYVVIEYKGQERKSSVAREQGSSPEWNEKFTFRAEYPGSGGEYKITLKIMDKDTFTSDDFIGQATIYVKDLLALGVQNGTAEQHPLYYSVVRANNTYHGEIKVGLTFTPQVEQDDGEQSFGGWKNSAAYP